tagggaacagcaagtgcaaagacctGGGCACAGAAGTAAGCCCAGTGCCTTCTAGAAGCATGAGAAAGGCTACAAGGCTGTTGTAGagtaagagagagggagagtggagGTGACACTGGAGAGGTTGGCAGTGCCGGATCCTGAGGCCAGATCCTGAGACAGGTTTTCTTTATCTGGAGCACAATGGGGAGCCTGAAGTCTGAAGCAGGGGAGCGACATGATCACTTCTTTTTTAATTGCTCCAGCTTCTAGGCAGAAGATGGAGAGTAGTGGGTCTGCAGCAGAAGCAGTGGAGCCAGTAGAAGTCTACGCAGCCTCCCCAGTAAGAAGTGGCAGTGGAGATGGCACCTGTTTAGAGGCAGCACCAATAGGTCTCGCTAATGAATGGCATGAGAGTGAAGGAGAAAAGTATTTCTAAGTTCCTGGCATGTGATGCCGAAATGGTGCCATTTGCCATGATGGGGAAGACCAGGGAGGCAAAGATGGGGAGAGTTGGGCCACCATAAATTCCCTGTTGTACATGGTGCCTGGGAGAAGCCTGCCGCCTATCCTGACGGAGCTATCCTGTGCTGGGTGGGTCAGGCATTGGGTCTGGAGTTCAGAAGAAAGGTGGGTGCTCACAACTGCCACGCAGGGCCATGAGCAAATGTGTGCTAAGTGGGGATGCCCAGGGGGTTCCCAGGGGCTGCTCATTCCTCTGCATCCCACAGCCCAGGTCTCCCTGCATACCCCGGGTACCTGCAGTGTCTCCGAGGCCTGGCTGGCCATGCCGGTGGTGAGGGAGGCCACCTGCACGGCTTGCTTTCGGGCAGCCAGCAGGATCCTGCAGTAGGTGAAGCATATGGCACCGGAGGGCAGGAAGAAGGTGAGGCCCGACGCCACGAGGACGAAGGGCAGGCTGGCCAGCAGGCGGCACTGGCCCGGGACTGGGGGCCGTGCGTGGCCCAGCTCGTGCCAGCCCAGCAGCAGGGGCAGGAAGGAGGCGAGCGCGGCGAGGCTCCAGGCGCCCAGGACTAGCGCCAAGGCACGCGGGGGCGTCATGCGCAGCTTGTAGCGCAGCGGCGAGAGGATGAGCAGGTAGCGGTCCAGGCTgatgaggcagaggttgaggaTGGAGGCGCTGCAGCACATTACGTCGAAGGCGGTCCAGAGCAGGCAGAGGCCGCGCGCCAGCACCCAGCGCCCGTATAGCGCGTTCAGCATGGCCGGCGGCATCACCACCAGCCCCACCATCAGGTCGGACGTGAAGAGCGACACCAGGAAGAAGTTGGACGTGTTGCGCAGCGCGGGCTGAGTGCAGATGAGCACGATCAGCAGCGAGTTGGCCGCCACCGTCAGCGCGATGACCACGCACAGCGCGGCCGCCACCCAGCCGCTGCCCCCCGGGGCCGACGGCGGCCCCGCCCCCCAGGCCGGGGTGCTATTGGCGGTGGGGCCCGGCTCTGGGACCATGGGGACCGGGGGTGGAGGGTAAGGGCGTGATAGGGTGGTGGGAAGGCAGGTGAGGGCCCCGGCGAAGCGCAGGCTGGACGGGCACCGTCGGCGAGAGCAGACAGCGACTCACCACGCCCCCCGGGGGAGGCGAGTGGGGAGACATGGGCGGGGGCACTGGGTCGCGCTAGGTCAGGGGGCAGCGACCACAAGAGGACGCAGAGTGGCTATTTGGGCGCCCTCGGGAACGGGGCAAGGACACCTGGAGCAAACGGGTTGGAAGTTTGGGGAGGGGCACCCGATGAGCCGAGGCCCCTAAAGGAAGCGGCGGGAAGTCAAGCAGATGTCGGATGGGCGCCCCGGGGTGGGAGCAGAGAGTCCTGGAGGGGGCGGGCGGCAAGATAGGGTAGGGGCGTCCGGCCGGGGCAGAGCTCGGGGAAGTGGGAGCGCGAGGAGGTGGGCGCGGGGGGTGAATGGGCGCTCTCGGGCCGGAGCAGACTCCCCGCGGCCGGTGGGCGTGTGGGGTGCCAGGGTGGGGTCTGCAGGGCGGGGGCCTAGGGGCCGGAGCAAAGCCCCCCGGGGAAAGGCAGGTCTCAGCTGGCGCGGAGGCACCGGGATCGGGCTCACACTGCGCGGGGGTTCGCCGGGACCTCCAGGCCCCGCGGGAAGCGGAGGGCAGCGGCCGCGCGGCGCCCCCTCCCCACCCGGCCGCAGGGTCGCCTCCGCCTCCCGCCCGCACTGGTACCTGGGGCGCTCTGGCTTCTCCGCCGCCTGCGACTGCGGCAAGCGCCGCGGGGCTGCGAGAGGAAGAGGCGGCCGCGGGCCGGGCGGGCGGCGGGCCCGGGTctcccgaacccgggaggcgccgCGAGGGGCCCTCACGCGCGGAGGAGCGGCTGGGTGCAGCCCGGAGCGCGCGGTCTCCGCGCCGCGGAGCGTGCGTCCCGCCTCCCGGTGGGCGGGGAGAGCCGAGCCCTGGCCCTGCAGGCGGGCGGGGTCCCAGCACCCCGGGCCTGTGGGCCGAAGATCCGAGCGCCCCAGCTGCGCGGGGTCACCTTCCGGGCTGCGGCAGCCCCCGCACTCCCAGATGCCCCTCCCAACCCACACGGGGCGGCGGCGCAGGCGGAACTCGGAGAAGGGGGCTGTGACCTGCCTTTATCCAGGGACTGCTCCCTAATGGGTGCCTGCCCACTCACAAGGGGGTCACCAGGCTTTCAGGGGAACCAGGAGTTGGGAAATATTGGACAAATCGCCTgacacctctctgggcctcagttaccATAGCTGTAAAATGGGTTAGTAATTCTGGGCATTCTTCATCGTTAGTTTGATCAAGAAGCTAACCTTTCCCTGCAGAAACCATCCCGATCGCCAAAGGGGCCGGGTACTAAGGATGAAGTCCCTGAGCTGTTGGCGCTCCTAGTCTAACAGAGCGTGAACAGATTTGAGAATCCCCAGGCCAGGTGGGTTAGAGTCTCTGCAGGCAGAGGCCTGGGGTGTTGTTTCCCCTGGTTGTGACCTCCCTCTGTATCTCTCCCCTCTGGCTGAGAAGAGTCTGCCTAACACTGCTGTGCAGGTTAATACTGTGGACTCTATTCATCCATTCGTTGAACAGATATTTAAGGCGCATCCACTAGaagtcaggcactgttctgaccCATCAGGACCCTACAGTGGCCAAAACAAAGATCCGCACCtccatggagcttacattctagtggaagGAGACAGACGATAAACAATAGGCATAATCAACATagaaagtgggccgggcgcggtggctcaggcttgtaatctcagcagtttgggaggctgaggcgggcg
This region of Macaca fascicularis isolate 582-1 chromosome 1, T2T-MFA8v1.1 genomic DNA includes:
- the HTR6 gene encoding 5-hydroxytryptamine receptor 6 isoform X1; this translates as MVPEPGPTANSTPAWGAGPPSAPGGSGWVAAALCVVIALTVAANSLLIVLICTQPALRNTSNFFLVSLFTSDLMVGLVVMPPAMLNALYGRWVLARGLCLLWTAFDVMCCSASILNLCLISLDRYLLILSPLRYKLRMTPPRALALVLGAWSLAALASFLPLLLGWHELGHARPPVPGQCRLLASLPFVLVASGLTFFLPSGAICFTYCRILLAARKQAVQVASLTTGMASQASETLQVPGVPRTPRPGVESADSRRLATKHSRKALKASLTLGILLGMFFVTWLPFFVANIVQAVCDCISPGLFDALTWLGYCNSTMNPIIYPLFMRDFKRALGRFLPCPRCPWERQASLASPSLRTSHSGPRPGLSLQQVLPLPLPPDSDSDSDAGSGGSSGLQLTAQLLLPGEATRDPPLPTRAAAAVDFFNIDPAEPKLRLHPLGTPTN
- the HTR6 gene encoding 5-hydroxytryptamine receptor 6 isoform X2 — encoded protein: MVPEPGPTANSTPAWGAGPPSAPGGSGWVAAALCVVIALTVAANSLLIVLICTQPALRNTSNFFLVSLFTSDLMVGLVVMPPAMLNALYGRWVLARGLCLLWTAFDVMCCSASILNLCLISLDRYLLILSPLRYKLRMTPPRALALVLGAWSLAALASFLPLLLGWHELGHARPPVPGQCRLLASLPFVLVASGLTFFLPSGAICFTYCRILLAARKQAVQVASLTTGMASQASETLQVPRTPRPGVESADSRRLATKHSRKALKASLTLGILLGMFFVTWLPFFVANIVQAVCDCISPGLFDALTWLGYCNSTMNPIIYPLFMRDFKRALGRFLPCPRCPWERQASLASPSLRTSHSGPRPGLSLQQVLPLPLPPDSDSDSDAGSGGSSGLQLTAQLLLPGEATRDPPLPTRAAAAVDFFNIDPAEPKLRLHPLGTPTN